DNA sequence from the Pedobacter schmidteae genome:
AGCATGAGCTTTTATAATTTTTCAGAAGAAGAGAACCCTGCGGCAGAGGATGAACATTACATGCGTTTGGCTTTGCAGGAGGCACAAAAAGCATATCAGGCGGAGGAGATCCCGATAGGGGCAATTGTGGTTTGCAAAGGTCGCATTGTTGGAAGGGGATATAATTTAACGGAACAGTTGAATGATGTAACCGCCCACGCCGAAATGCAGGCATTTACTGCAGCAGCCCAAACCCTGGGTGGAAAGTATTTGAAAGATTGTACCTTATATGTGACTATAGAGCCATGTGTAATGTGTGCCGGTGCAAGTTACTGGACACAAATTGGCAGGCTGGTATATGGAGCACCGGAGCCTAAGCGTGGATTTACTACAAAAAACAGTCAGCTATTGCACCCTAAAACCATTTTAACGAGTGGGATATTGGCACAGGAATGCGGTGCTTTGATGAAAAAATTCTTCGAAAATAAAAGGGGCTAAACTTGACAAAGTATTGAACAAAACTTAACCCCCGATTGTTATATTTGCTGTTAAAGCCCCGGGGCTTTAAAGACCGGGCGTGAATTAAATAATTATTTAAACTTAAATCATAATAGTATGGCTTTTGAATTACCTGCGTTACCATACGCAACAGATGCACTAGAACCGCATATCGATAAACAAACTATGGAAATCCACCATGGTAAACACCACCAGGCTTACGTTACCAACCTAAATAAAGCTTTAGAAGGCAAGCCAGAGGCTAGCCAAAGCATCGAAGAGATCGTTAAAAATATCTCTAAATTTCCTGTTGCTGTAAGAAACAATGGTGGTGGTCATTATAACCACTCTTTGTTTTGGGAAGTTATTGGCCCAAATAAAGGTGGCGAGCCTACAGGTGAGCTGGCTGATGCGATCAATGCAGCTTTTGGTTCTTTTGCCGATTTCAAAACAAAATTTGCTGAAGCAGGTGCAACCCGTTTTGGTTCGGGATGGGCTTGGTTAAGCGTTGGTGCTGACAAAAAATTAGTAGTTTCTTCTACTCCTAATCAGGATAATCCATTAATGGATATCGCTGAAGTAAAAGGTACGCCAATTTTAGGTATGGATGTATGGGAGCATGCTTACTACCTGAAATATCAAAACAGACGTCCTGATTATATCGCTGCTTTCTGGAGCGTTGTAAACTGGGATGCTGTAGCTGAGCGTTTCAAAAAAGCGTAATTTATAACCTGCTTTATTGCAGGATCAATCATATAAAAAAGCCCGGAAGTTTATACTTTCGGGCTTTTGTTTTTTTGTGAGGTAATAGGTTTTATACAGCGTTTTAAATTGATTTCAGTTTGTTTAATTTAGCCCAATGAAAATCTTGCTGACCGGATGTGCCTTGTTTTTAATGAGCACATCATTATTCGCACAAAAAAACACTGATGTTGCTCAGGCTGTAGTTACCTACCAATTTCGTAACAATGGGAAGGTGACTGGCGGAGAACTGAATTTATTTATCGATGGCAGCCAGGCCAGGATACAACGCCAGGGCCCGCAAACAGAACAACAGTTCCT
Encoded proteins:
- a CDS encoding superoxide dismutase; translation: MAFELPALPYATDALEPHIDKQTMEIHHGKHHQAYVTNLNKALEGKPEASQSIEEIVKNISKFPVAVRNNGGGHYNHSLFWEVIGPNKGGEPTGELADAINAAFGSFADFKTKFAEAGATRFGSGWAWLSVGADKKLVVSSTPNQDNPLMDIAEVKGTPILGMDVWEHAYYLKYQNRRPDYIAAFWSVVNWDAVAERFKKA
- a CDS encoding nucleoside deaminase; translated protein: MSFYNFSEEENPAAEDEHYMRLALQEAQKAYQAEEIPIGAIVVCKGRIVGRGYNLTEQLNDVTAHAEMQAFTAAAQTLGGKYLKDCTLYVTIEPCVMCAGASYWTQIGRLVYGAPEPKRGFTTKNSQLLHPKTILTSGILAQECGALMKKFFENKRG